A window of the Gossypium arboreum isolate Shixiya-1 chromosome 2, ASM2569848v2, whole genome shotgun sequence genome harbors these coding sequences:
- the LOC108479808 gene encoding UPF0496 protein At2g18630-like — MASSSSFEPSFGIDMPPDSRSEAESNLNRVANSASDTLPNRIDSIINSLAVDLDFKNLMKEYFTDFEMTLKFCIALNDCLEHAPHNHGIIESALKCYDEEDKLEVGTVEKNSVEALEELTRFKAAEKLFVKEFLVLKRMAHRRYESMQGKVRARKKTLEKKVESTATRKRLSKALFVATFILLVVFSVVELIISAKTVITALAGVLTSAIVTVETWCSKCWKRNKEKIKMKKKLTVIMEIYGSSATTIWMLVQQLEIKKTSLLHSVDCVVREGYTLKVGMDDINEKLKLVTPIVTDLLRETDECSYKFRTDWEEIQRQMMLML, encoded by the coding sequence ATGGCATCATCTAGTAGTTTTGAACCGTCATTCGGAATTGACATGCCACCGGATTCCCGATCCGAAGCTGAATCGAACTTGAACAGGGTTGCTAATAGTGCTAGTGATACTCTCCCGAATCGTATTGACAGTATCATCAACTCACTTGCGGTCGATTTGGACTTCAAGAATTTGATGAAGGAATACTTTACCGACTTCGAAATGACTTTGAAGTTCTGTATTGCCCTTAATGATTGCCTCGAACATGCTCCACACAATCACGGAATTATTGAGTCAGCGCTTAAATGTTATGATGAAGAGGACAAATTAGAAGTCGGGACCGTCGAGAAGAATTCCGTTGAGGCCTTGGAGGAACTGACGAGGTTCAAAGCAGCTGAAAAGCTTTTCGTTAAGGAGTTCCTTGTACTGAAAAGAATGGCCCATAGGCGGTACGAATCGATGCAAGGGAAGGTGCGTGCTCGGAAAAAAACGCTCGAAAAGAAGGTGGAATCAACGGCAACACGGAAGCGGCTGTCAAAGGCCTTATTTGTTGCCACTTTTATTTTATTGGTGGTTTTTTCCGTGGTGGAGCTAATCATATCCGCAAAGACTGTCATAACAGCCTTGGCAGGTGTGTTGACGTCTGCTATAGTTACGGTGGAAACATGGTGCAGCAAATGTTGGAAGCGGAACAAGGAAAAGATAAAGATGAAGAAGAAGTTAACGGTTATAATGGAGATCTATGGTTCTAGTGCAACCACCATATGGATGCTTGTTCAACAATTGGAAATTAAGAAAACGTCACTGTTGCACTCCGTTGATTGCGTGGTCAGAGAAGGATATACTTTGAAGGTTGGGATGGATGATATCAACGAAAAATTGAAACTTGTTACGCCTATAGTCACAGATTTGCTTCGAGAGACCGATGAATGTAGCTATAAATTTAGGACGGATTGGGAAGAGATTCAGCGGCAGATGATGCTCATGCTCTAG
- the LOC108487300 gene encoding UPF0496 protein At2g18630-like — MASSSSSKPSSRIEVRRDSLSEAESSLNWVANSDSDTLPNRTHNVINSLAVDSDLKSLMKEYFDNFEKTLEFCTALKDCLEHVRNNHGIIESALKCYDEEDKLEVGTIEENSVKALGELRKFKEAEEPFVKQFLVLKKMAHRRYESMQGKVRALKKTLKKKLESWETWRRVTMAFFVAAFISVLVFSVAAATKSAKPVITALAGALTAAIVPLGTWCNKWWKRNKEEIKKQKKLTTIMDIYGSSATTIRALVDQLEIKKKSLLHSVDCVLTEGYTLKAAMDDINEKLKLVMPIITRLLRKTDDYGSKFRTDREDTLRQMMHML, encoded by the coding sequence ATGGCATCATCTAGTAGTTCTAAACCGTCATCCCGAATTGAAGTGCGACGGGATTCCTTGTCGGAAGCTGAATCGAGCTTGAACTGGGTTGCTAATAGTGATAGTGATACTCTCCCGAATCGTACTCACAACGTCATCAACTCTCTTGCGGTTGATTCGGACTTGAAGTCTTTGATGAAGGAATACTTTGACAACTTCGAAAAGACTTTAGAGTTCTGTACTGCCCTTAAGGATTGCCTCGAACATGTTCGAAACAATCACGGAATTATTGAGTCGGCGCTTAAATGTTATGATGAAGAGGACAAATTAGAAGTCGGGACCATCGAGGAAAATTCTGTTAAGGCCTTGGGGGAACTAAGGAAGTTCAAAGAAGCTGAAGAACCTTTCGTTAAGCAGTTCCTCGTACTGAAAAAAATGGCCCATAGGCGGTACGAATCGATGCAAGGGAAGGTGCGTGCTCTGAAGAAAACGCTCAAAAAGAAATTGGAATCATGGGAAACATGGAGGAGGGTGACAATGGCCTTTTTTGTTGCCGCTTTTATTTCTGTGTTGGTTTTTTCCGTGGCGGCGGCAACCAAATCCGCAAAGCCTGTCATAACAGCTTTGGCAGGTGCGTTGACGGCTGCTATAGTTCCGCTGGGAACATGGTGCAATAAGTGGTGGAAGCGGAACAAGGAAGAGATAAAGAAGCAGAAGAAGTTAACAACTATAATGGATATCTATGGTTCTAGTGCAACCACCATAAGGGCGCTTGTTGaccaattggaaattaagaaaAAGTCACTGTTGCACTCTGTTGATTGCGTGCTCACTGAAGGATATACTTTGAAGGCTGCGATGGATGATATCAACGAAAAATTGAAACTTGTTATGCCTATCATTACACGTTTGCTTCGAAAGACCGATGACTATGGCAGTAAATTTAGGACGGATCGGGAAGATACTCTGCGGCAGATGATGCATATGCTCTAG